From the genome of Vicia villosa cultivar HV-30 ecotype Madison, WI linkage group LG2, Vvil1.0, whole genome shotgun sequence, one region includes:
- the LOC131651407 gene encoding uncharacterized protein LOC131651407, with amino-acid sequence MNDRLRLKTSIDTVRWLTLQACAFRGHDETSNSKNQGNFLELLKLLASYNDEIAKVVLENAPQNCKYTSHQIQKELLQILSSKVKKHIREEIGDSKFCIVVDEARDESKKEQMALVLRFVDKAGLIQERFFDVAHVKDTTSLTLKEAICDILSRHNLDVSNIRGQGYDGASNMRGEWNGLQALFMKDCPYAYYVHYFAHRLQLALVTSSRERHDELQAAQLEEIAYLLEIDEIVTGKGANQQLVQFKKKIARERGSYATRGDADSSYNYLKAFDFIFILHMMKEIMGIKDMLCQALQKQNQDVVNAMHLVRSTKSFIQDLRENGWDILFTKVRSFCEKHGIEIPDLNDIHSTTRFGRSCLEENQVTIQHYFKVEIFFTSINKQLQELNIRFSEQAMDLLTLSCALSSKDGYKALNIDIICSLVEKYYPMNFSDQEKNNLQFQLQHFLFTARKESNLNNLSTIQELCSCLVATGHTEIYFLIDRLLRLIMTLPVSTPTTERSFSAMKIIKTKLRNKMDDEFLGDSMTVYIEREISSSINSESIIDDFKSLGTRRALF; translated from the exons ATGAATGATCGGCTACGTCTCAAGACTTCAATTGACACGGTTCGTTGGTTAACACTTCAAGCTTGTGCTTTTAGGGGTCATGATGAAACTAGTAATTCAAAAAATCAAGGAAACTTTCTTGAGTTGTTAAAACTTTTAGCATCTTATAATGATGAAATTGCAAAAGTTGTGTTGGAAAATGCTCCACAAAATTGCAAGTATACTtcacatcaaattcaaaaagagctCTTGCAAATTCTTTCTAGTAAGGTGAAAAAGCATATTCGTGAGGAAATTGGTGATTCCAAATTTTGTATCGTTGTGGATGAAGCCCGCGATGAGTCAAAAAAGGAACAAATGGCTCTTGTATTAAGATTTGTTGATAAAGCTGGTTTAATACAAGAAAGATTTTTTGATGTGGCACATGTTAAAGACACCACATCTTTAACTCTTAAGGAAGCAATATGTGATATACTTTCTCGACATAACCTTGATGTTTCTAACATTCGTGGCCAAGGTTATGATGGTGCTAGCAACATGAGAGGAGAATGGAATGGCTTACAAGCACTCTTTATGAAGGATTGTCCTTATGCGTACTATGTTCATTATTTTGCTCACCGATTACAACTTGCGTTGGTTACATCTTCAAGAGAG CGCCATGATGAGTTACAAGCGGCTCAATTAGAAGAAATTGCATATTTATTAGAGATTGATGAGATTGTAACTGGTAAAGGTGCGAATCAA CAACTTgttcagtttaaaaaaaaaattgcaagagAAAGAGGAAGTTATGCTACACGCGGGGATGCTGATAGTTCTTATAATTACTTGAaggcatttgattttatatttattttgcacATGATGAAAGAAATTATGGGGATAAAAGATATGCTTTGTCAAGCCTTGCAAAAACAAAATCAGGATGTAGTTAATGCTATGCACTTGGTTCGTTCAACAAAGAGTTTTATTCAAGACTTGAGAGAAAATGGTTGGGATATATTGTTTACTAAAGTGAGATCTTTTTGTGAAAAACATGGTATTGAGATTCCTGATCTTAATGATATTCATTCAACAACAAGATTTGGACGATCGTGTCTTGAAGAGAATCAAGTCACAATTCAACATTATTTTAAAGTTGAAATCTTTTTCACTTCCATTAACAAACAGTTACAAGAGTTGAATATCAGATTTAGTGAGCAAGCAATGGATTTGTTAACCCTTTCTTGTGCTTTGTCTTCTAAGGATGGATATAAAGCTCTTAACATTGATATTATTTGTTCTCTTGTTGAAAAATATTATCCTATGAATTTTAGTGATCAAGAGAAgaataatttgcaatttcaactCCAACATTTCCTATTTACTGCTCGCAAAGAgtcaaatttgaataatttaTCAACTATTCAAGAATTATGTTCATGTTTGGTTGCAACAGGACATACTGAAATTTACTTTTTGATTGATAGACTACTCCGTCTTATCATGACTCTTCCAGTTTCTACGCCTACAACTGAGAGGTCCTTTTCAGCAATGAAAATTATCAAGACTAAGTTGAGAAACAAGATGGATGATGAATTTCTAGGAGATAGCATGACAGTATATATTGAAAGGGAGATCAGTTCAAGCATTAATTCTGAGTCTATTATTGATGATTTCAAGTCACTCGGAACGCGTAGAGCATTATTTTAa